The following nucleotide sequence is from Pagrus major chromosome 16, Pma_NU_1.0.
CATGAACTTTCACACTGAAGAGCTTGCttctttttgacaaaaaaattaaaagaaggacaaataaaaattaaatgaattgttTGTGGCAAATAAGATGtcacaaaatcaaatttaaaaccatttaatgacttttaaatacctaatatttataaaattaaatgtaaGATATCTTGAGACTTTGAAAGGACCTGCAGGCAGTCTGAATAAAGGcattacattaattaaaaactgaagGATCAAACAAGCTCAGAAATagcaaaatgacaaagaatTTACCATTACATGGTCCAATTACTTGGTGTATCAGAAGCTTTTAGCCCCAAGTCATGGCCCTACTTAGCAGATGGCATTGCTAAGATGTCATGGAGATGGTTTAGTTGTTATCATGTGACCTAAATATAAAATTTCAATCATGTGAtagcagctgtttgtgaacacTAGTCTAAAATCGTTCACAGCATCGATTGACTTCACTGAGTCatcaatcaggagtcagtggACAGCCAGTGAAAGATGAAGAAGGCTGCCCACATCTGACACCGGAGACCATCACTGAGCACAGACGGGGGCAACAACACCACCCCACCTTCCCAATAGGACAACCACTGATTATCACATGACTAAAACCCTATACTTGAGTCACGTGACAGCAACAATTCGATATCCATGGCAAATGAGAAACATATGCTGAGAAAGACCTGGAGATGGGTTTTAGGATTAAGCAACACCAAATAATCAAACCCTGTGATGAAGACTCTGACATTTCCTGTGACAGACAGTCTGCAAAGCGTGTCTTACATGAGAAAGGCCACTGTAGCGATGACTCCACAGGTGTGATAGGCATGATGAAACGTTCCCTCATCAGGATACTTCACTGCTGCGTCGATGATGATCCACCAACCAGTGAAGAACTGCGAGAACAAGATCCACAGTTAGCCTGAGAGCTTTAATGACAAGTATGAACACGCATGTCAAGTGTGTAATAAATCTGAATCCCAGTCTTTTAAAACAGGAATCCTCAGCTATGCATACACAAATCATTTGTAACTAAAGGCCAGGAAGACAAAGCAGAGTTAGGCTACATTTCTCCTCAGTCTCTTTGGCTTTAATTGGGAAATCTGTCAAATACCAGAACTCCAGCAGCTACAGATGCGATggtgtttcttctctctccccaGTCCACATTGCACTCGCAGTCTCCGCACCGGATTCCGTCCAGAAAACCAGACATGACTCTGGGAAAAGGGCGTTAGGTCCAACAAGGCGTCAAAGGGATCACAACATCAAAAACTTCAGAGAAATAATCAGTCATCTCGACAACACAAATGTTCATTATGATTAAAAGCCAAATTCAATTACTCCACAAACTGATATCAGAACTTTATAATACAATGTAAGCTAATTGTTTGTGCGCAGTCGCTGTAAATACTGTAGGAAGTATGATGCTCAACTCCATAGCTCTTACACCAAGCATCTACAAACACCAACTCCTGATTTTTACACTAAAGCTCGTTAACAACTATCCACAACAAGTCTATCGAGGTGTAAACTTTATAGCTGTTAAAATATAGAGTGCATTCAAACCGAAAATAAAAACACGGTAGTGTCGTCGGTTTCTTTTGTTCATTGCTTTGGCACTAGCAAACATTTCCTTGAAGCTTTCTGCTAGCAACGAAGTCGctaaaatattagaaaaactCAAACGACAACGGTCGTACCAAGCAGAAACACTCACCCTGGCAGCAttgatgtaatgtaatgtcattttcaaaacaattctTACcgtttatttttggtttttgttaTGGACCCCCTGGATAAACCCGACTTAGCTTCCGACAGAGCTCGATCATGCACATGCGCAGTTGATCCACACTCGTTTGATGAGGGAACCTCTGACGCTGTTGATATTGGTGCCTTCAggtgttgtggacaaaatagGAATTTGTTCAACATTACAAGCACACTAACCACTCAAAATAAGGTTAAAGATGTGATGTATAAGTATGCGTATTGATGTGGGCAGGTCAACCTCGTAACAAGTTCATACTAAAAGAGATTAAATATAAATCAACATAGTGCAACATAGTTCATACGAAACCATACTATACTACACATAGTAGTATAGTCTAAAGTACTGAATATAAGTGATACCTATCTTACAATCACCCAAACTACACATAGTGTACTTCATAACTCTTGCCTTCATCATTTACAGAGAAAATGCTTACATTTCCGTACACAAGTGCTATTTAGGGGTCAATACATTGGAAATACGAGCTTAGCACTAGTTCCTGAAGGTAGCACAATGGATGAGTCTTTTATAGAGTCAATTTACAATAGTTTCACATACTTTTGAAGCTGTTGCAGGTTGAAACATATGATGGACTCGATCCAGAAAATAATACATGCGAAGCCTACTAAGCTAACTCATATGTACGCTCATATATGAACCTATAAATATGCACAATAgacataaataatatataatatacatacagtgCCTATAAGAAGTATTCACCCCCTATATTGTTTTCCAGCtgtattgcttttataaatggaatcatggtcaatatacaaTATACTGGGCTTTGACTCAGCCACTCCAGAACcttcaccttgttgtctttacaCCATTCCTGTGTAGCTTTTGCCCTATGCTTTTGGTCATTGTCTTGCcggaaaataaatcttctcccaagttgtagttctcttgcagactgaatcaggttgtcctccaggatttccaTATATTTTGCTGTATTCATTATACCCactacctttacaagccttccagggcctCCTACGAAGAAGCACcagctccattttggtctcatcagaccaaagaaccttcttccagttgaccttggagtctcccgTGTGTCTTTGGGTGAACTCTGGctgagatttaatgagctttcttcaacagtggctttctctttaccactctcccataaagctttgactaGTGAAGAACCTAGGCAACAGTTGTGTATGCAGAGTCTTTTAATAACCTTTTCACATAGTTGCTTagagtgttcttttgtcttcctgGTGCAATTGTAGccaggaatactgattaaccaTTGATTGGATCTTCAGACAtaggtgtctttatactacaatcatTTGAGACAcgttcactgcactcaggtgatctcaATTTTactaattgtgagactactagcaccaattggctggtcctctgttgaattaggtcagttAATTTAGAGCAGGTGtatacttatgcaatcacttattgtacattatatatttttaattaattcacattactttgtagaaatccTTTTCACTTTGATATTAAAGAGTttcttatgtatttttttttgttttgtacattatttatatgttgaccatgattccatttataaaagcaataaaatgggaaaacaatTAGGGGGGTGactactttttataggcactgtaaatatgaaataaGGATTATTACATAATGGATGTAGGCCTATTTGCATTTGACTGTGTTGGTTTAGTGGTGCAGGTGCAGAgcagttaaataaatgtttaatcatgctgtttattaaataacaagAGAAAAGTTTACACTTTGGTTATCTCAGAGGAAACAACTTTCTAGGcacaatcaataaaacattttcttatattgtattattattttgtcacaATGACGAGTAGATCTTCTTTAAGCCATTTGCTGTGTGCTCTGATGGGAGATTTGTTGCTGAGACATCATGTGTGAGTCACATGGGGCCGTCATGCCTGCTGCTGACCCTTTGATTATTCACAAACTAAAATTCCTGCAACGCTGAACAGAGTACTGCTGGACAAATATTTGGTGCTGTAGCATCAGTCAGCATCTACTTTATTGTTTATGATTACATGGTTAAGACATTCCTAACAATATTGGAATATAAAGATATCAAGTTAGTGGTccataaaaatatgtttgcaTCATAATTTCACATTAGCATTTGTAGAATTGTTCAGCTTTTTTAGAGTTGATACACTTGAAAATGCCATCCAAGCCAATATAAATGAGTAAACAAGATGACAATCGTCTTAAAAGACTCCAAGCAGTTGCAAGGCGACACATATGGACAGAATGATGACACCGAAGTATCCAATGTAGCCGTAGGCACCATTCATCCTCTTGGCTGGATCtagaacaaaacataaaacaggacAAACTTTCAGCAAAGGAGAATTATATGAAACCACAATGAATACGATGgatataatacaataaaatcactgattttttttccaaaaggGAATGTTTTGGTCTGATTTTTAAATTCTGAGCGGGTTATATTATACAGATAACATATTAAATGAAATTCATTACTTGCTCTAAAACCACTTCAGCTAAACAATTCCCATAATTTAGATGTCATAGACGTACGACTTTCATCACTGTCATTACCTTGGGCTCATATGCTATCTTCTGTTAATTATTCACCAAAAAAGGGTGAGGAGCAATAAAAGTGCTGGGGCAGTCACTAAACTGTCACCTCTTTGGCAACTGGACTGCAGCCTTTACAATTAATGTgacaaaattatattttgcattattattattttgtgcaattctgaaatgatttattgaGAGTCTGACAAGACTGTTGGGATCAAATTACACTGGTTGGTACTGCAGTAATTTTGTGACCTACCGAATTACTGGCAGTGCAGTGATAGATGAGAAGGTGGATGACTTATAACCTTAATTCAGtgatcattacaaaaacatctgACTCAGCACAAATCATCATACTTGGTGTGTTATTCCTTAAGGGCCCTAACACTTTGACACATATACTATTATATTATAATCAACATTAGGTGGTCTCTatataaaaaggtaaatgtttctttaatctttcatagagagataaaaaaaaaaagtggaataaCTGAATTAAGGTGTTTTGCTCTCCATTAAGTGCTTCCCCATTACATTTTATAATGTCATTCTTACCTCCTGTGTAGTAGCCCCAGGCATAGGACAACCTGCTGGTAACCCAAATAGCCCCCAGCACAGATGCTGATAACTGGGATtatgaacaaaaacagagataaTTATACAATAGctgagaaacacagtttgatGAAAATATGCTTAATCACTGTGACACTGTCTTTTTGAGCATGACTGTTATTTGCAGGATCTATGGCAAAGATCATCAGGATTGCTTGCCCCACCCACACGTCAGACATTATGTGTGGTAAAGGTCTCTAAACCCAACTTGTACCGTGAAAGGATATAGACAAAGCACACAAACTAGTTCCTGGCTGTATATGAATAAGTGTGTACAAATGATACATACCGGGTAGACAAGAGCTGCAATGGTCTGGAAAACAAGCCACTGAGGGTACACCTCGAGGGTGTTCTGATGTGCTCTCTGGATACAGTTGAATACCTGATCCTTGTCACTGTACATATTGGGATACTGCAGAGTAAAGGAGAGTTCAAATATAGGTTTATTAAGCCAGAGACACTGAGTAAAAATGCATTCTGAACAGCAATGAGCGTCCAGTATTAACCTTACTCAATCAAACGTCTTATCCAATATTTCCACTCATTTCAACGGACGTTACCTGAACATTGTATTTCTTCCTGGCACCCCCAACCTTGACTGCTAAATACCCCAGCATCATCCAGCTGTATAGGTAGGTAAATATGACATATCCAAAGTTGGACGGCAGTACAGTCAGAATATCCATCTCTGCTCGATCGTTTGCAGGTTACCAAAGGACGGCGTGCAGACGACACGGGAGGCAACTTTATAGCCAAGTGAAAAGGCAGGAAGGCAGCAACAAGGTAAACAGATTGGGCGTTGCATAAAATATCGCGAGATTGCGTGCCTGGTGAGGTTATATTTAAAGGGCAACACCACCAACTTCAGTCCACATGCTGTTTTCAATTTCCCCCTCTTAACCCCTCAATAAGAGTAAgaatcatcatcaacatcattcgttttgtttctaattttttttacaatcaaaATAAAGGGATTCTAAAGGCATTTCTCTTAAAAGACTAACTGAAGACGGCTCTCTGAAACGCATCTCATCGCCCACAAAGCAGGCTTGCAGTCGGTCATAATAATTGCATTCTTAAAACACAGATTGTGCTTCCTTATCTCACTCTTCTCACGTCACCGTGTCTAGTCACACTTATATACAGCACTCGTTTTAAAGGGAGACAATATAATCTTTAATTTAAGAAACATCCATGAAATTTGgcatgtgtatttgtttttgttgcatgcGCTCAGACACCAGGGTGGAGCTTGATATTACAAAATATGCATTTAGAACAGATACTGCTTTCCACATTCTACcatattttcactattttttggCGTAGTGGATCCAAACACTTAGTTTTCTGCTGGTTTGCCAGTTGGACTAAACTAATGATTCTTTTGAACAGTTTAGACAGAATCAGAACGAGTTGATGTTGAATCGGCTTTCTTTAGTCCCAAATCCAGGTCCACGCATTATTAGATAATGGAGCATGCGGAAATGTCACTTTGGAGAATCGTGgaagtttaaataaaagtaaaatgtttcgCCCTGACCGAATCGACTCCTCTCATGTGTACCGAACAGAGCCGTTCGGACAGTGAGTCGTTCAAAAGAATCAAATCGTTCAGTGGAACACGTGACTGAAACGTCATAGGAACACGTGACTGAAGCGTCCCAGAGGCTACTCAAAACTAGTCCGTCCACCATTTACGGATTCGTTTGAGTGACGACGACTGAACGCTCTACCTCGAGGAAGAAACTCATTCGGTATCGTAAATATTACACTTCAAACCAACAGATTTCAGAGTTTTGAGTTATATTTCTAAACCATCATCTCGAAATAACGTTTGTCGACCAGACTTTCTACATCGTTTTCACCGACGTTATCAGAACAAAGGTTTCAAGCTACAATTGAGCTGGTAAGAAATTCACAGGCCGCAACTATAactttgtttgtcagtttattgTAACATGTAGCTAAACGACTGCTTTTTTTAAATCGTTCTttgttaatactgatgcattGTTCATGTAATCGTTATAGTTATGTCAAGATTGTTCATAAACATAAGCGAAGGAATTAGATAGGAAGTCTTCACCGTGCTACCAGGCGTTAGCTCAAGCTAGTTAAGCTATCATTAGCTTGCGTCATCGTGGAAATTTCCAGCCTTCTCCAGCCAGCTGTTGCAATGACGTTGCTTTGCTCGCTAGGGGCAGCACTGAAAACAACTGTTATGCAACAGGCCAACACACAGCCACAAACGATGGCTGATATCATCAAGGCACTTTTCTAAAAGCATCTATGACGCATTGCTACTGTGACTGCAAGGGGTCCGCTAATTAAAGGTATACTGACAACTGTATAAAGTTATATTCTGAAAGACTTTTGTTTGTCTCATTTCAGCTTTTAgcagaaaacaagacaatggCCAAGGTGAAGGATTCACACTCTGAAATGGCCCGAGCTCGCCAGAGTGATGGCATCAATGTAATCTTTGATCAGGAGAGCCCTTCCTCATCTCGTTCCCACTCCCGTTCTGGAAGCCCCGGTGTCAGCAGCCGCTCCTCTGGTTCCGGTCGCCACAGAGGACGTGGCAGCTACAGGGGACGTTATAGGTCTTCATCATCTTCCCGCAGCAGGTCCTCCTCTCACTCCAGGTCCCGCTCTCACCCCCGATGCCACAGACGGTCCTCCCGCTGTCGCTGTGACAACCATCCCAGAAATGGCAGAGCCCACTCTCGCTCCTTCAGCCGCTCACCCTCGCCAGACAGGTACTCGCGTCACAGTCGGTACAGGTCATGCTCCAGGTCTTCCAGTCATCAGTCCAGGCACAGGAGAGATGTGAGCCGTTTAAGATGCAGGTCGTCCCGTTCCCCATC
It contains:
- the mgst3b gene encoding microsomal glutathione S-transferase 3b; its protein translation is MDILTVLPSNFGYVIFTYLYSWMMLGYLAVKVGGARKKYNVQYPNMYSDKDQVFNCIQRAHQNTLEVYPQWLVFQTIAALVYPLSASVLGAIWVTSRLSYAWGYYTGDPAKRMNGAYGYIGYFGVIILSICVALQLLGVF